Proteins from a genomic interval of Bacteroidota bacterium:
- a CDS encoding PorV/PorQ family protein, producing MTFSPQPSSKPRVLAALVLGVLVSVPLLAPRATAQDKVGTAAAEFLNIPVGPRATAMGGAFGAIADDLSAVYWNPAGLARINGGRLAFEYASWLEGLDFNHASVAASTGFGTVALSFTAMTTPEMARTTEFDQDGLSGETFTAGSYAVGLTYARALTDRFMLGATVKVLHESIYETSATGVAFDIGTMFTTPFNGMRLGASISNFGTKMQLGGEGLLVPVDTAPDQEGNNNNIRSTLATEAFDLPLNMRVGIATEVYQTAETRVTLAVDAVSPSAAGQYVNLGGEVALLGGLVQVRGGYQELFLDDSPRSFTLGGGLNYGFGSLDLTADYAYEAFEFFDGVNRISFALGF from the coding sequence ATGACGTTTAGTCCCCAACCCTCCTCGAAGCCCCGCGTCCTCGCGGCCCTCGTGCTCGGCGTGCTCGTGAGCGTGCCGCTGCTCGCCCCGCGCGCCACCGCCCAGGACAAGGTCGGCACCGCCGCCGCCGAGTTCCTCAACATCCCGGTCGGCCCGCGCGCCACGGCGATGGGCGGCGCCTTCGGAGCCATCGCCGACGACCTCTCGGCCGTCTACTGGAATCCCGCTGGGCTGGCGCGCATCAACGGGGGCAGGCTGGCCTTCGAGTACGCCTCCTGGCTGGAGGGCCTCGATTTCAACCACGCGAGCGTGGCGGCCTCGACGGGCTTCGGGACCGTCGCCCTCTCGTTCACGGCCATGACGACGCCCGAGATGGCGCGCACGACCGAGTTCGACCAGGACGGGCTCTCGGGCGAGACGTTCACGGCGGGCTCGTATGCCGTGGGCCTGACCTACGCCCGCGCGCTCACGGACCGCTTCATGCTCGGGGCGACAGTCAAGGTGCTGCACGAGTCGATCTACGAGACCTCAGCGACGGGCGTCGCCTTCGACATCGGGACGATGTTCACGACGCCCTTCAACGGGATGCGGCTGGGGGCCTCGATCTCCAACTTCGGCACCAAGATGCAACTCGGTGGCGAGGGCCTGCTCGTGCCCGTGGATACCGCTCCCGACCAGGAGGGCAACAACAACAACATCCGGTCGACGCTGGCTACCGAGGCGTTCGACCTCCCGCTCAACATGCGCGTGGGCATCGCCACGGAGGTCTACCAGACGGCCGAAACCCGCGTGACGCTCGCCGTGGACGCGGTCAGCCCGAGCGCGGCGGGGCAGTACGTCAACCTCGGCGGCGAGGTGGCGCTGCTCGGCGGCCTCGTGCAGGTGCGCGGCGGCTACCAGGAGCTCTTCCTCGACGACAGCCCGCGCTCGTTCACCCTCGGCGGCGGCCTGAACTACGGCTTCGGCTCGCTCGACCTCACCGCCGACTACGCCTACGAGGCCTTCGAATTCTTCGACGGCGTCAACCGCATCAGCTTTGCGCTCGGCTTCTGA